A section of the Acidobacterium capsulatum ATCC 51196 genome encodes:
- a CDS encoding glycosyltransferase, translating to MKQIFYDPQRKRWKRLRRFLDVSALLLTVILIIFVISAVNSASLPGLLLPTLKRNYRALPTAERQADLRRALQKTAHQRRRHLKRRPSDVVLNQDQSVRAAFYENDQESYSSLKAHIHQIDLLFPDWLHVTGANGNLRGATSEYPVQFFRVVDSSGVHPVDPQQKVQHVIAAAKENTEIFPMLNDYDGQHQAWDGEDAAKMLQSPSARHRLQVQLDKFLAANPNYHGLCLDLEALPDQDQKLYADWIADIYHDLHAKNLRVYVTVAVGMPSALLRQISRNSDGVILMNYDEHETESGPGPIAGQNWFENNLARMVRIVPLQKIICAIGNYGYDWSLPLSQNGKKASNKVLNVEDLSVQDAWQRADDAGADVHLQGDELNPHFAYDDEDANVRHEVWFLDGVTALNEMRAARDLGIRTFALWRLGIEDPSLWAVWDNPFAANAPQKLETVQPGADVDTEGEGDIMRITQTPRAGQRSIMLSADHSTIIDEHMTTLPRSYVVEYYGYHPKEVALSFDDGPDPTWTPKILHVLNQYHVKATFMVIGEEAVNNVGVLKREWRDGMEIGNHTYTHPDISLISRRQVALQLNLTERLFAAELGVDPLYFRPPYSIDQNPDTNDEAAPAYFVQKMGYIIVGDQIDTNDWNEHPRKTPQEIADSVLSQLQQMKTTPWMRGSIILMHDGGGNRSATVAALPLLINTLRARGYKFVQVSDLMGKTRAEVMPPIKSSQRWQARIDAVAFFFIAFFYRFLIFVFFVGDVLMSGRLLIIGLFALIERFRTRRIPPGVYEPAVAILIPAYNEEKVIVRTIRSALNSDYPHLHVVVIDDGSTDRTLEVAREAYAQEIADGKLTVLTKPNAGKAEALNFGLRQIREEVYVGIDADTVIAVDAVSKLVRHFADPKVGAVAGNAKVGNKVNLWTRWQALEYITGQNFERRALDLFNVVTVVPGAIGAWRTAAVLAGGCYPLNTVAEDADLTMNLVEQGYKVIYEDHALAFTEAPINANGLMRQRFRWSFGTLQAVFKHRQAFRTNRAMGFFALPNIVVFQILLPLASPFIDLLFAVSLIQFLINKHYHPETASAASFDKLLIYFLAFIVIDFFTSLLAFSLEPRHPANKGDGWLLFHIWLQRFSYRQIFSIVLFRTLKRAIDGRPFNWDKLERTAKMSRQTEKIAAGE from the coding sequence ATGAAACAGATTTTTTACGATCCGCAGCGCAAACGATGGAAGCGTCTCAGGCGATTTCTGGACGTGAGCGCTTTGCTGCTGACGGTGATTCTGATCATTTTTGTGATCAGTGCCGTGAATAGCGCGTCTCTGCCCGGCTTGCTGCTGCCCACGCTCAAACGGAATTACCGGGCGTTGCCCACCGCTGAGCGGCAGGCGGATCTGCGCCGCGCATTGCAGAAAACTGCGCATCAGCGACGCCGGCACCTGAAGCGGAGACCGTCGGACGTGGTGCTGAACCAGGACCAGAGCGTGCGGGCCGCTTTCTATGAGAATGACCAGGAGAGCTATTCCTCACTGAAGGCGCACATTCATCAGATCGACCTGCTGTTTCCTGACTGGCTGCATGTGACGGGGGCGAATGGGAATCTGCGCGGGGCGACCAGTGAATATCCGGTGCAGTTTTTCAGGGTAGTTGACTCTTCGGGGGTGCATCCGGTCGATCCGCAGCAGAAGGTGCAGCACGTCATTGCGGCGGCGAAGGAGAATACCGAGATCTTCCCCATGCTGAACGACTATGACGGCCAGCATCAGGCATGGGATGGGGAAGATGCCGCAAAGATGCTGCAAAGCCCCTCGGCGCGGCACCGGCTGCAGGTACAGCTGGACAAGTTCCTTGCGGCGAATCCGAATTATCACGGACTGTGTCTGGATCTGGAGGCTCTGCCGGATCAGGATCAAAAGCTTTACGCCGACTGGATAGCCGACATCTATCACGATCTGCATGCAAAGAATCTGCGCGTTTATGTGACGGTGGCAGTGGGCATGCCCTCTGCGCTCTTGAGGCAGATTTCCCGCAACAGCGACGGCGTGATTCTCATGAACTATGACGAGCATGAGACAGAGAGCGGGCCGGGACCGATTGCGGGGCAGAACTGGTTTGAGAACAACCTTGCACGGATGGTCCGGATTGTTCCGTTGCAGAAGATCATCTGCGCAATCGGCAATTATGGATATGACTGGTCGTTGCCGCTTTCTCAGAATGGCAAGAAGGCTTCGAACAAGGTACTGAACGTCGAAGATTTGTCAGTGCAGGATGCCTGGCAGCGAGCCGATGATGCGGGGGCAGATGTACATCTGCAGGGCGATGAGCTGAATCCGCATTTTGCATATGACGATGAAGATGCGAATGTGCGGCATGAGGTGTGGTTTCTGGATGGTGTGACGGCGCTGAATGAAATGCGCGCGGCGCGCGATCTTGGCATTCGCACTTTTGCCCTGTGGCGGCTCGGCATCGAAGATCCTTCGCTGTGGGCGGTCTGGGATAATCCCTTTGCCGCGAATGCTCCGCAAAAGCTGGAGACGGTGCAGCCGGGTGCGGATGTGGACACCGAAGGCGAAGGCGACATCATGCGGATTACGCAGACGCCGCGCGCCGGACAGCGCAGCATTATGCTGTCGGCGGACCACTCCACCATCATTGACGAGCACATGACGACGCTGCCGCGCTCTTATGTGGTGGAGTATTACGGTTATCACCCGAAGGAAGTAGCGCTCAGCTTTGACGATGGGCCTGATCCGACGTGGACTCCGAAGATTCTTCACGTATTGAACCAGTATCACGTGAAGGCAACCTTCATGGTGATCGGCGAAGAGGCCGTCAATAATGTCGGGGTGCTCAAGCGTGAGTGGCGTGACGGCATGGAGATTGGCAACCATACCTACACGCATCCGGATATCAGCCTGATCTCGCGGCGGCAGGTGGCGCTGCAACTGAATTTAACCGAGCGTCTATTTGCCGCCGAGTTGGGCGTGGATCCGCTGTACTTCCGGCCGCCGTACTCGATTGATCAGAATCCTGACACGAACGATGAAGCCGCGCCTGCGTATTTTGTGCAGAAGATGGGCTACATCATCGTTGGGGACCAGATTGATACCAATGACTGGAATGAGCACCCGCGCAAGACTCCGCAGGAGATTGCGGACAGCGTTCTAAGCCAACTGCAGCAGATGAAGACCACGCCCTGGATGCGGGGCAGCATCATTCTGATGCACGATGGCGGCGGCAACCGCTCAGCCACGGTGGCGGCGCTGCCGCTGCTGATCAACACACTGCGTGCGCGGGGCTACAAGTTTGTGCAGGTCTCTGACCTGATGGGCAAGACGCGCGCGGAGGTGATGCCGCCCATCAAGTCCTCGCAGCGCTGGCAGGCGCGCATTGATGCGGTTGCATTCTTCTTCATCGCATTCTTTTACCGCTTCCTGATCTTTGTCTTCTTTGTGGGCGACGTGCTGATGAGCGGACGTCTGCTCATCATCGGCCTCTTTGCGCTGATCGAGCGTTTCCGCACGCGCAGAATTCCTCCGGGAGTTTATGAGCCGGCGGTGGCGATTCTGATTCCGGCCTACAACGAAGAGAAGGTGATTGTGCGCACGATTCGCTCGGCGCTCAATTCGGACTATCCGCATCTGCATGTGGTGGTGATCGATGATGGATCGACCGATCGCACGCTGGAAGTGGCTCGCGAGGCTTATGCGCAGGAGATTGCGGACGGCAAATTAACGGTGCTCACCAAACCGAACGCAGGCAAGGCTGAGGCGCTGAATTTTGGGCTGAGGCAGATTCGCGAAGAGGTCTATGTCGGCATCGATGCCGATACGGTGATCGCCGTGGATGCTGTGTCCAAGCTCGTGCGGCACTTTGCTGATCCTAAGGTTGGCGCGGTGGCAGGCAATGCCAAGGTGGGCAACAAGGTCAATCTGTGGACGCGCTGGCAGGCTCTGGAATACATCACGGGGCAAAATTTTGAGCGGCGCGCTCTCGATCTTTTCAACGTAGTGACGGTGGTGCCGGGTGCGATTGGAGCCTGGCGCACGGCGGCGGTGCTTGCGGGCGGATGCTATCCCCTGAACACGGTGGCCGAAGACGCTGATCTCACGATGAACCTGGTGGAGCAGGGCTACAAGGTCATCTATGAAGATCACGCGCTGGCCTTTACCGAAGCGCCCATCAATGCGAATGGGCTCATGCGGCAGCGCTTCCGCTGGTCTTTTGGTACGCTGCAGGCGGTCTTCAAGCACCGGCAGGCGTTCCGGACGAACCGCGCGATGGGCTTCTTTGCGTTGCCGAATATTGTTGTCTTCCAGATTCTGCTTCCGCTGGCATCGCCTTTTATTGATCTGCTGTTTGCCGTTAGCTTGATTCAGTTTCTGATCAACAAGCACTATCATCCGGAGACGGCTAGTGCGGCCAGCTTTGACAAGCTGCTGATCTACTTTCTGGCCTTTATCGTGATCGACTTCTTCACGTCGCTGCTGGCCTTCAGCCTGGAGCCGAGGCATCCGGCCAACAAGGGGGATGGTTGGCTGCTGTTTCATATCTGGCTGCAACGCTTCAGTTACCGGCAGATTTTCTCGATTGTGCTCTTTCGCACGCTCAAGCGCGCGATTGATGGCCGCCCGTTCAACTGGGACAAATTGGAGCGCACGGCCAAAATGTCACGTCAAACGGAGAAAATTGCCGCCGGAGAATAG
- a CDS encoding SDR family NAD(P)-dependent oxidoreductase: MRLEGKVAIVTGGGSGIGQVIAEQLASEGASVVIDYVGSADGAEKTAETINKQHGKGEIYLADVTSVEQTKRLVEEAWSRYGSADILVNNAGIEIRADFWDTTEEDYDKVLGVNLRGPFFLTQAFVRRLRAEKKPGRIINISSVHEDMAFPGFSTYCCSKGGMRMLMRDLAVELGPLGITCNNVAPGAIITPINKSLLENKPKLNALLQNIPLNRLGEPKDVASLVAFLASDEAGYINGATLTVDGGLMRNYHEQ; this comes from the coding sequence ATGCGTCTGGAGGGGAAAGTCGCGATTGTTACAGGTGGCGGCTCTGGCATCGGCCAGGTCATCGCCGAGCAGTTGGCGAGTGAAGGGGCCAGTGTTGTCATTGACTATGTAGGCAGCGCGGATGGCGCCGAAAAGACGGCGGAAACGATTAACAAGCAGCATGGCAAGGGCGAGATTTATCTTGCTGATGTAACCAGCGTGGAGCAGACGAAGCGGCTGGTAGAAGAGGCCTGGAGCCGGTATGGTTCGGCCGACATATTGGTGAACAACGCCGGCATTGAGATTCGCGCCGACTTTTGGGACACGACCGAAGAAGACTATGACAAGGTGCTGGGCGTGAATCTGCGCGGGCCGTTTTTCCTGACGCAGGCTTTCGTGCGCCGCCTGCGCGCGGAGAAGAAGCCGGGCCGCATTATTAACATCAGCTCAGTGCATGAGGACATGGCGTTTCCTGGATTCAGCACCTATTGCTGCAGCAAGGGCGGCATGCGCATGCTGATGCGCGATCTTGCGGTGGAGTTGGGACCTCTCGGCATTACGTGCAACAACGTAGCTCCGGGTGCGATCATTACGCCCATCAATAAGTCATTGCTTGAGAACAAGCCCAAGTTGAATGCATTGCTCCAGAATATTCCGCTGAATAGACTGGGCGAGCCCAAGGATGTGGCCTCGCTGGTCGCATTTCTGGCTTCAGATGAGGCCGGCTACATTAACGGCGCCACCCTCACTGTGGATGGCGGACTTATGCGGAATTATCACGAGCAATAA